Proteins encoded within one genomic window of Litorilinea aerophila:
- a CDS encoding ABC transporter ATP-binding protein — MVEIQDITKTYVMGKTQVHALRGVSFRVEAGEYVAIMGASGSGKSTLMNLIGLLDRPTSGTYRIRGTEVSQLSKNRLADLRNREIGFVFQRFNLLARTPARRQVELPLFYAGVPPRQAREMAMRALERVGLADRADHRPDELSGGQQQRVAIARALVNNPSLVLADEPTGALDSQTGAEVMALFRELNENGITLIVVTHDINVANQARRIITLHDGQIVSDRPGPGLREMPTTAVPIQDGLQPLPLEQEGRHAGA; from the coding sequence GTGGTGGAGATCCAGGACATCACCAAGACCTACGTCATGGGCAAGACCCAGGTCCACGCCCTGCGGGGCGTCTCCTTCCGGGTGGAGGCCGGCGAGTATGTGGCCATCATGGGAGCCAGCGGCTCGGGCAAGAGCACCCTCATGAACCTCATCGGCCTGCTGGATCGGCCCACCAGCGGCACCTACCGGATCCGGGGCACGGAGGTGAGCCAGCTCAGCAAGAACCGCCTGGCGGACCTGCGCAACCGGGAGATCGGCTTTGTCTTCCAGCGCTTCAACCTGCTGGCCCGCACGCCGGCCCGGCGCCAGGTGGAGTTGCCCCTCTTCTACGCCGGCGTGCCGCCCCGCCAGGCCCGGGAGATGGCCATGCGCGCCCTGGAACGGGTGGGCCTGGCCGACCGGGCCGACCATCGCCCGGACGAGCTCTCGGGCGGCCAACAGCAGCGGGTGGCCATTGCCCGGGCCCTGGTCAACAACCCCAGCCTGGTCCTGGCCGACGAGCCAACGGGCGCCCTGGATTCCCAAACCGGCGCCGAGGTGATGGCCCTCTTCCGGGAGCTCAACGAGAACGGCATCACCCTCATCGTGGTCACCCACGACATCAACGTGGCCAACCAGGCCCGGCGCATCATCACCCTCCACGACGGTCAGATCGTCTCCGACCGGCCTGGCCCCGGGCTCCGGGAGATGCCCACCACGGCCGTCCCCATCCAAGACGGACTGCAGCCCCTGCCCCTGGAACAGGAGGGCCGCCATGCGGGTGCTTAG
- a CDS encoding ABC transporter permease, which translates to MRVLRYFAVALESILAHKLRALLTMLGIIIGVAAVLTTVGIGAGAAASITERIESGGTNLLTVNGTTNRNAGGSTTLTMGDVEALSNRTLHPDLALVVPEYTGNATLVVGTVESQNNVVGTTADYAAVRNLTVAEGAFLSPEEVEQQQRVVVLGANVAQDLFGGADPVGQAVRINTDLFQVVGVLEATGGTGFGSNDDRVFVPIGVAQKRLFNAPRHRGEYTVSSISIQAVSADRLDEAQADIEMTLRLRHGLTADEENDFSIFNQATLLSIASDVSGTLTLLLGSIGSVSLVVGGIGIMNIMLVSVTERTREIGLRKALGAHDSDILLQFLIEALVLTSVGGVLGIGLSYGVGYLVSNMSAATFRVVILPQYLVLALVVSSACGFVFGLYPAMRATQLDPIEALRFE; encoded by the coding sequence ATGCGGGTGCTTAGGTACTTTGCCGTGGCACTGGAGAGCATCCTGGCCCACAAGCTGCGGGCCCTCCTGACCATGCTGGGCATCATCATCGGCGTGGCCGCAGTGCTGACCACCGTGGGCATCGGCGCCGGCGCCGCGGCCAGCATCACCGAGCGCATCGAGAGCGGCGGCACCAACCTTCTCACCGTCAACGGCACCACCAACCGCAACGCCGGTGGCTCCACCACCCTCACCATGGGCGATGTGGAAGCCCTGTCCAACCGCACCCTGCACCCGGACCTGGCCCTGGTGGTGCCGGAGTACACCGGCAACGCCACCCTGGTGGTGGGCACCGTGGAGAGCCAGAACAATGTGGTGGGCACCACAGCCGATTACGCCGCGGTGCGCAATCTCACGGTGGCCGAGGGAGCGTTTCTCTCGCCGGAGGAGGTGGAGCAACAGCAGCGGGTGGTGGTCCTGGGTGCCAACGTGGCTCAGGACCTCTTCGGCGGCGCGGATCCCGTGGGCCAGGCAGTGCGCATCAACACCGACCTCTTCCAGGTGGTGGGCGTGCTAGAGGCCACCGGCGGCACCGGCTTCGGCAGCAACGACGACCGGGTCTTTGTGCCCATCGGCGTGGCCCAGAAACGGCTCTTCAATGCCCCCCGCCACCGGGGCGAATACACCGTCTCGTCCATCAGCATCCAGGCCGTGAGTGCGGACCGGCTGGATGAGGCCCAGGCGGACATCGAGATGACCCTGCGCCTGCGTCACGGCCTGACTGCCGACGAGGAGAACGACTTCTCCATCTTCAACCAGGCCACCCTCCTGAGCATCGCCAGCGACGTCTCTGGAACCCTGACCCTGCTGCTGGGCAGCATCGGCAGCGTCAGCCTGGTGGTAGGTGGCATCGGCATCATGAACATCATGCTGGTCTCGGTGACCGAGCGGACCCGGGAGATCGGTCTGCGCAAGGCCCTGGGCGCCCACGACAGCGACATCCTGCTCCAGTTCCTCATCGAGGCCCTGGTCCTCACCTCGGTGGGGGGCGTCCTGGGCATCGGCCTGAGCTACGGCGTGGGGTACCTGGTGAGCAACATGTCGGCAGCCACCTTCCGGGTGGTAATCCTGCCCCAGTATCTGGTGCTGGCCCTGGTCGTCAGCTCGGCCTGTGGCTTCGTCTTCGGCCTGTACCCGGCCATGCGGGCGACCCAGCTGGATCCCATCGAGGCCCTGCGCTTCGAGTAG
- a CDS encoding response regulator transcription factor produces MNAQQILIVDDDREIVRVLRGYLEQAGYQVHAAYDGAQAWHLLHSQQPDLLLLDLMLPQQDGWQLTRLIRRDRVLANMPIIMLTARVEDADKIIGLELGADDYITKPFNPREVLARVRALLRRNARTANTAPSPTVLQVGDLRMDPGRREVTVGGQPVELTRTEFSLLQTLMQNPGYVFTRTELIEKALGYNYESIERTLDTHIKNLRRKIGDDSRHPTYIQTVYGVGYRLAELP; encoded by the coding sequence ATGAATGCACAACAAATTTTGATTGTGGATGACGACCGGGAAATCGTGCGGGTGTTACGGGGCTACCTGGAACAGGCCGGCTACCAGGTCCACGCGGCCTACGACGGCGCCCAGGCCTGGCACCTCCTCCACAGCCAGCAGCCGGACCTCCTGCTGCTGGACCTGATGTTGCCCCAACAGGATGGCTGGCAGCTCACCCGCCTGATCCGCCGGGACCGGGTGCTGGCCAACATGCCCATCATCATGCTGACGGCCCGGGTGGAGGATGCGGACAAGATCATCGGGCTGGAGTTGGGCGCGGACGACTACATCACCAAGCCCTTCAACCCCCGGGAGGTGCTGGCCCGGGTGCGGGCCCTGCTGCGCCGGAACGCCCGCACCGCAAACACGGCCCCGTCGCCCACCGTCCTGCAGGTGGGCGACCTGCGCATGGACCCGGGCCGCCGGGAAGTGACGGTGGGCGGGCAGCCCGTGGAGCTCACCCGCACCGAGTTCAGCCTGCTCCAGACCCTCATGCAGAATCCAGGCTACGTCTTTACCCGCACGGAGCTCATCGAGAAGGCGCTGGGCTACAACTACGAAAGCATCGAGCGCACCCTGGACACCCACATCAAGAATCTGCGCCGCAAGATCGGCGACGACTCTCGCCACCCCACCTACATCCAGACGGTCTACGGGGTGGGCTACCGGCTGGCCGAGCTGCCATGA
- a CDS encoding SH3 domain-containing protein → MTNQSVPSRWSRTRQGRTGRIRLVLALPWIALLALAPYGVLWGQSPTPQETTRESGTVGARVAVAGAQGVVLADTPGQPQGISLEAGTLLSGLGRTADGEWLRVQTSEGMVGWVPTSGVIAFGVTGWPVFNEDGTLAATPTQEDRPAAGNRRARPGNPAQPENGATADATVQPPAPVVTSTAPIATPTVVAPVATPEAVPAATDASPVVTATVTLTDSRLNVRAGPGLTYPIIAKAHPGEVYVALARDADGDWIQLGVPSVADGFGWVSREFMALSQPWERLPVSAQVSTASTSATISAAASSGQATTLAASPTATPSTASTSAATGGLSGKLVFQNRLGEQIYVYDFASGALWPLTTGIDPTISPDGQTVAFTREGGEAGLYLIDIDGQNERRIYVSGFGLRSPSWSPDGRYIVFSRGVEGDRCRQINERICLSDDEALSDFPLVTQRNWVLSRVDVNGQEYRDIPSLLSARNPDWNQAGIVYESDSGIQITQDAPSATSQLVAFDIHIQYYQDPDWQPNGGRILFQRREASHWEIFSVNPDGADLVALTRPATVLVDALPSNVAPAWSPDGQHIVFLSNRDEGNNAGAWRLWVMEADGSNQRPLPIDVPLEYSFTGEQMVDWGP, encoded by the coding sequence ATGACGAATCAATCTGTTCCAAGCCGATGGAGCCGGACCCGGCAGGGGAGGACCGGGAGGATACGCCTGGTCCTGGCCCTGCCGTGGATCGCCCTGTTGGCCCTGGCCCCGTATGGGGTGCTCTGGGGCCAAAGCCCCACTCCCCAGGAAACTACCAGGGAGTCCGGAACCGTGGGCGCCCGGGTGGCGGTGGCGGGTGCCCAGGGCGTCGTCCTGGCAGACACCCCCGGCCAGCCCCAGGGGATCTCCCTGGAAGCGGGTACGCTGCTCTCCGGCCTGGGCCGCACGGCGGACGGAGAATGGCTCCGGGTCCAGACCTCGGAGGGCATGGTCGGCTGGGTGCCGACCTCTGGCGTGATCGCCTTCGGTGTGACCGGGTGGCCGGTCTTCAACGAAGATGGGACCCTGGCAGCGACGCCGACCCAGGAGGATCGCCCGGCTGCCGGAAACCGACGGGCCCGGCCGGGCAACCCGGCCCAGCCGGAAAACGGGGCCACCGCCGACGCCACTGTCCAACCCCCTGCCCCCGTGGTCACCAGCACCGCGCCGATCGCCACGCCTACCGTGGTAGCGCCGGTCGCCACGCCGGAAGCGGTCCCCGCCGCAACGGATGCTTCCCCGGTGGTCACCGCCACGGTGACCCTCACCGACAGCCGGCTGAACGTGCGGGCCGGCCCAGGCCTCACCTATCCGATCATCGCCAAGGCCCATCCCGGCGAGGTCTACGTGGCCCTGGCCCGGGATGCGGACGGCGACTGGATCCAGCTCGGGGTGCCTAGCGTGGCGGATGGCTTCGGCTGGGTGAGCCGGGAGTTCATGGCCCTGAGCCAGCCGTGGGAACGGCTGCCGGTCTCCGCCCAGGTGAGCACGGCGTCGACTTCGGCCACAATTTCGGCGGCGGCTTCGTCAGGTCAGGCCACCACATTGGCCGCCTCACCAACCGCAACGCCATCAACCGCCAGCACATCGGCCGCCACGGGTGGGCTGAGCGGCAAGCTGGTCTTCCAGAATCGGCTGGGCGAACAGATCTACGTCTACGACTTTGCCAGCGGTGCCCTGTGGCCCCTGACCACCGGCATCGATCCGACCATCAGCCCGGATGGGCAGACGGTGGCCTTCACCCGGGAGGGAGGTGAGGCCGGGCTCTACCTCATCGACATCGACGGCCAGAACGAGCGACGTATCTATGTCAGCGGCTTCGGTCTGCGCTCGCCCAGCTGGAGCCCGGACGGACGCTACATCGTCTTCAGCCGGGGCGTGGAAGGGGACCGTTGCCGCCAGATCAACGAGCGAATCTGCCTGTCCGATGACGAGGCCCTCAGCGACTTCCCCCTGGTGACCCAGCGCAACTGGGTACTCAGCCGGGTGGACGTGAACGGCCAGGAGTACCGGGACATCCCGTCCCTGCTCTCGGCCCGCAATCCAGACTGGAACCAGGCGGGCATTGTCTACGAGTCCGACTCGGGCATCCAGATCACCCAGGATGCGCCCTCCGCAACCAGCCAGCTGGTTGCCTTTGACATCCACATCCAGTACTATCAAGATCCAGACTGGCAGCCCAACGGCGGGCGCATCCTCTTCCAGCGGCGGGAAGCCAGCCACTGGGAGATCTTCTCCGTCAATCCGGACGGAGCCGACCTGGTGGCCCTGACCCGCCCGGCCACCGTGCTGGTGGATGCCCTGCCCAGCAATGTGGCGCCGGCCTGGAGCCCGGACGGGCAACACATCGTTTTCCTGAGCAACCGGGACGAGGGGAACAACGCCGGCGCCTGGCGCCTCTGGGTCATGGAGGCCGACGGCAGCAACCAGCGTCCCTTGCCCATCGACGTGCCCCTGGAATACAGCTTTACCGGCGAGCAGATGGTAGACTGGGGGCCGTGA
- a CDS encoding MFS transporter, translated as MNATPVPRRLRLRLTGTLFAAQSLNTAAQIAPIVLVPIIAAQLGGSDSLAGLPSTVLLLGRALAAYPLGWLMDRLGRRPGLALGFLLGVLGALVSLWAIGVGSFVGFCLGAGLSGMSRGATEQARFAAAEVEPPERRAKAIGLIVFAGTVGAVAGPLLAPPSVQWASRLGLDPQTGPFAAAALLTGLAFLLILLLLRPDPMHLGRLYPGADADGAAPSGDGADSRAPWRTILRRDGVRLALVAMVVGQLVMTLIMVITPLHMKYHHHGTEAISWVIMAHTLGMFGLSGLTGWLVDRFGAVTMVVAGAGILALSGVTTPLSSGMAWLAMALFLLGLGWNFCFIAGSSLLSDSLAVEERGRVQGLAETLVAVASGLGSLGTGLLFAWSAMVGVSVLGTGFSLLLIALALWWGRSRPAPAAQPGL; from the coding sequence ATGAATGCGACCCCGGTACCCCGTCGCCTGCGCCTGCGCCTCACGGGCACCCTGTTTGCGGCCCAGAGCCTGAACACGGCCGCCCAGATTGCGCCCATCGTGCTGGTGCCCATCATTGCTGCGCAACTGGGAGGCAGCGATAGCCTGGCCGGGCTGCCCTCCACGGTGCTCCTGCTGGGCAGGGCGCTGGCCGCGTATCCCCTGGGCTGGCTGATGGATCGGCTGGGACGACGGCCGGGCCTGGCCCTGGGCTTCCTGCTGGGCGTCCTGGGAGCCCTGGTCAGCCTCTGGGCCATCGGCGTGGGATCCTTTGTGGGCTTTTGCCTGGGAGCCGGCCTCAGCGGCATGAGCCGGGGCGCCACCGAGCAGGCCCGCTTCGCCGCCGCGGAGGTGGAGCCGCCCGAGCGCCGGGCCAAGGCCATCGGCCTCATCGTCTTCGCCGGGACCGTGGGCGCGGTGGCCGGCCCGCTGCTGGCGCCGCCCTCCGTCCAGTGGGCCTCCCGCCTGGGTCTGGACCCCCAGACCGGCCCCTTTGCGGCCGCGGCTCTGTTGACCGGGCTGGCCTTTCTCCTCATTCTCCTGCTGTTGCGGCCTGATCCCATGCACCTGGGGCGCCTGTACCCCGGCGCCGACGCCGATGGGGCCGCTCCCTCGGGGGATGGGGCGGACAGCCGTGCCCCCTGGCGCACCATCCTCCGTCGGGACGGTGTACGCCTGGCCCTGGTGGCCATGGTGGTGGGCCAGCTGGTGATGACCCTGATCATGGTGATCACGCCCCTGCACATGAAGTACCACCACCACGGCACCGAAGCCATTTCCTGGGTGATCATGGCCCACACGTTGGGGATGTTTGGGCTTTCCGGGCTGACAGGCTGGCTGGTGGATCGCTTCGGAGCGGTGACCATGGTGGTGGCCGGCGCCGGCATCCTGGCCCTCTCAGGCGTGACGACACCCCTTTCGTCTGGCATGGCCTGGCTGGCCATGGCCCTCTTTCTGTTGGGGCTGGGCTGGAATTTCTGTTTCATCGCCGGTTCGTCCCTGCTTTCCGACTCCCTGGCCGTGGAGGAGCGGGGGCGGGTGCAGGGCCTGGCGGAGACGTTGGTGGCTGTGGCGTCGGGCCTGGGCAGCCTGGGCACCGGCCTCCTCTTCGCCTGGAGCGCCATGGTGGGCGTCAGCGTGTTGGGGACAGGCTTCTCCCTGCTGCTGATCGCCCTGGCCCTCTGGTGGGGGCGTTCCCGGCCGGCGCCCGCCGCCCAGCCCGGCCTGTAG
- a CDS encoding sensor histidine kinase, whose translation MKRLPIHRLWFQFSLAFSGVVILASLGLAFLGYLLRPAPAIPPPPPDTEQAQARRALFLHYRNRGLLITIAVGSTLGIAAGVWMSRRLTAPLEELAEGTQAISTGRFSYRVAERGSQELRTLAQSFNAMAAALESAERQRQNLLADVAHELRTPLTVLQSNLRAILDDVYTLDKSEVARLYDQTRHLSRLVNDLHELAQAEARQLPLDRRPVDLNEVVQAAVELLEPVAELEGIHLDTRLPGHPVMVNGDGARLMQICQNLLSNALRHTPAGGTITVTVEATGDEASLTVADTGDGIEPGHLPHVFDRFYRTSQARDRDSGGTGLGLAIVRALVEAHGGRVSAHSPGQGQGSTFRAIFPRSSSRPSESWSSLA comes from the coding sequence ATGAAGCGACTCCCCATCCACCGCCTGTGGTTTCAGTTCAGCCTGGCCTTTAGCGGCGTGGTCATCCTGGCCAGCCTGGGCCTGGCCTTTTTGGGCTACCTGCTGCGGCCGGCCCCCGCCATACCGCCCCCCCCGCCAGACACCGAACAGGCCCAGGCCCGGCGGGCACTCTTCTTGCATTACCGCAATCGGGGCCTGCTCATCACCATCGCGGTGGGGAGCACCCTGGGCATCGCCGCCGGGGTGTGGATGAGTCGCCGGCTGACGGCCCCACTGGAAGAACTGGCCGAGGGCACCCAGGCCATCAGCACCGGCCGTTTCTCCTATCGGGTGGCTGAGCGGGGCAGCCAGGAACTGCGTACCCTGGCCCAATCTTTCAACGCCATGGCCGCCGCGCTGGAGAGCGCCGAGCGCCAGCGCCAGAACCTGCTGGCGGACGTGGCCCACGAGCTGCGCACGCCCCTGACCGTGCTCCAGAGCAACCTGCGGGCCATCCTGGACGATGTCTACACCCTGGACAAAAGCGAAGTCGCCCGCCTCTATGACCAGACCCGCCACCTCAGCCGGCTGGTCAACGACCTCCACGAGCTGGCCCAGGCGGAAGCCCGCCAACTGCCCCTGGACCGCCGGCCCGTGGACCTCAACGAGGTGGTCCAGGCCGCGGTGGAGCTGCTGGAGCCGGTGGCCGAGCTGGAAGGGATCCACCTGGACACCCGGCTGCCCGGCCATCCGGTGATGGTGAACGGCGATGGGGCGCGGCTGATGCAGATCTGCCAGAACCTGCTGAGCAACGCCCTGCGCCACACTCCTGCCGGCGGTACCATCACCGTGACGGTGGAGGCCACCGGGGACGAGGCCAGTCTCACCGTGGCGGACACAGGCGACGGCATCGAGCCCGGCCATCTGCCCCACGTCTTCGACCGCTTCTACCGTACCAGCCAGGCCCGGGACCGGGACAGCGGCGGCACCGGGCTGGGTCTGGCCATCGTCCGCGCCCTGGTGGAAGCCCACGGCGGACGGGTCTCTGCCCACAGCCCAGGCCAGGGCCAGGGCAGCACCTTCCGGGCCATCTTTCCCCGCAGTTCCTCGCGCCCGTCAGAATCCTGGTCCAGTCTGGCGTAA
- a CDS encoding MmcQ/YjbR family DNA-binding protein, which produces MEFEQLRAYLMAKAGATEEQPFGPDVLVYKVMGKIFALLFWREEPLRLNLKCDPLEALALRQQYAAVLPGYHMNKRHWNTLVLDGTLPEAEVWGQIDQSYALVVQGLTRAQRRQL; this is translated from the coding sequence ATGGAGTTCGAACAATTGCGCGCTTATCTGATGGCCAAAGCTGGGGCGACGGAGGAGCAGCCCTTCGGGCCGGATGTCCTGGTCTACAAGGTGATGGGCAAGATCTTTGCCCTGCTCTTCTGGCGGGAGGAGCCCCTGCGTCTGAACCTCAAGTGTGATCCACTGGAGGCGTTGGCCCTTCGCCAGCAGTATGCAGCCGTGCTGCCGGGTTATCACATGAACAAGCGCCACTGGAATACCCTGGTGCTGGACGGCACCCTTCCTGAAGCGGAAGTGTGGGGACAGATCGACCAGTCCTATGCCCTGGTGGTTCAGGGGCTTACCCGGGCCCAGCGGCGACAGTTGTAA
- a CDS encoding efflux RND transporter periplasmic adaptor subunit, producing the protein MAALLAAGGYYFLFHTQAGASLRGQEATPASGQVAQTGQGQFVPTGADAQQAAPASTVRIQPANTVLGQVSASGNIELIETVDVAMEVSGRVKRILVQVGDQVAAGDVLLTLDTTELERAVRRAELAVESQKNQLEELRSEVTPADIAVAEAELASARENLAQVLAGPTQEEINAARNELAAAQARYQELIAGPSEYELTQLSADLKKKEIALQEAQRAYDQVAWRNDAAASSQAATLQQATIDYEAAAAAYAQATEPATASERADALAAVLNAQHALDLLLQQPTPADIASAEAAVAQAEANLETLKAGPSATDLRAAEIALEQALIDLQEAYEALGKAQVTAPMDGTVLSVNVTPGQQVSQGAVVMTMADTTQLQLTIDVAEVDIPQVSIGQRAEIQVDALIGQQFIGQVTRIAPASDSTSGVVNYPVTIQLLEGPLDQVRPGMTAVATLASQTASEDNEWLVPSNAIQNQNGTPVILVVRNGQTLPVQVTPGRVQGEWTVVQSDELQLGDEVVGSVASFTNQESNFRFGGPGGPIPGGGRALGGGRQ; encoded by the coding sequence GTGGCAGCTCTGCTCGCTGCAGGCGGCTACTACTTCCTCTTCCATACCCAGGCAGGGGCCAGTCTGCGGGGCCAGGAGGCGACCCCGGCCTCCGGCCAGGTGGCCCAGACTGGCCAGGGACAGTTCGTGCCCACCGGCGCCGACGCCCAGCAGGCGGCCCCGGCCAGCACTGTGCGCATCCAGCCGGCCAACACCGTCCTGGGGCAGGTGAGTGCTTCCGGCAACATCGAGCTGATCGAAACGGTGGACGTGGCCATGGAAGTCAGCGGCCGGGTGAAGCGAATCCTGGTGCAAGTAGGCGACCAGGTCGCGGCCGGCGACGTGCTGCTGACCCTGGACACCACCGAGCTGGAACGGGCCGTCCGGCGGGCGGAACTGGCCGTGGAATCCCAAAAGAATCAACTGGAGGAGCTCCGCTCCGAGGTCACCCCGGCGGATATCGCGGTGGCGGAGGCGGAGCTGGCTTCGGCCCGGGAAAATCTGGCCCAGGTGCTGGCCGGCCCCACCCAGGAGGAGATCAACGCAGCCCGCAACGAACTGGCTGCAGCCCAGGCCCGCTACCAGGAGCTCATCGCCGGGCCCAGCGAGTATGAGCTGACCCAGCTCAGCGCTGACTTAAAGAAGAAGGAGATCGCGCTCCAGGAAGCCCAGCGAGCCTACGATCAGGTGGCCTGGCGCAACGACGCGGCCGCCTCCAGCCAGGCAGCGACCCTCCAACAGGCCACCATCGATTACGAGGCCGCGGCCGCGGCCTACGCCCAGGCCACAGAGCCGGCCACCGCCTCTGAACGGGCGGACGCGCTGGCCGCGGTGCTCAACGCGCAGCACGCGCTGGACCTGCTGCTCCAGCAGCCCACGCCGGCCGACATCGCCAGCGCCGAGGCCGCCGTGGCCCAGGCCGAAGCCAACCTGGAGACCCTGAAGGCCGGCCCCTCGGCCACCGACCTGCGCGCGGCGGAGATTGCACTGGAGCAGGCCCTGATCGACCTGCAGGAGGCCTACGAAGCCCTGGGCAAAGCCCAGGTGACCGCCCCCATGGATGGCACCGTCCTCTCGGTGAACGTGACGCCCGGCCAGCAGGTCTCCCAGGGCGCCGTGGTCATGACCATGGCCGACACCACCCAGCTCCAGCTCACCATCGACGTGGCTGAAGTGGACATCCCCCAGGTGAGCATCGGCCAGCGGGCTGAAATTCAGGTGGATGCCCTCATCGGCCAGCAGTTCATCGGCCAGGTCACCCGCATTGCGCCGGCCAGCGACAGCACCTCCGGCGTGGTTAATTACCCCGTGACCATCCAGCTCCTGGAGGGTCCACTGGACCAGGTGCGCCCCGGCATGACCGCGGTGGCCACCCTGGCCAGCCAGACCGCCAGCGAGGATAACGAATGGCTGGTGCCCAGCAACGCCATTCAAAATCAGAACGGCACCCCGGTGATCCTGGTGGTGCGGAACGGCCAGACCTTGCCGGTGCAGGTGACGCCGGGCCGGGTCCAGGGAGAATGGACCGTGGTCCAGTCCGATGAGCTCCAACTGGGCGACGAAGTGGTGGGTTCAGTCGCTTCCTTCACCAACCAGGAGTCGAACTTCCGCTTCGGCGGACCAGGGGGCCCGATCCCCGGCGGTGGGCGGGCGCTGGGCGGCGGCCGCCAGTAG